The genomic DNA GCTGCGAAGTGATCGGTGCGCGGGGGCCGTTTCACCTTGACGATGAGCGGGTGCTGTTCGCACGGCGCGATATCGATGTGCTGGTCAGCAAGAACAGCGGCAGCGTGGCGACCGAGCCCAAGCTTGAGGTGGCGCGGGAGCTGGGGGTTCCAGTACTCATTCTGAAGCGCCCCACACTCCCACAGGTCGATGCTGAGTTCACCCGGTACTGCCTGTTGCTCAGCGCCCTGCATCTATGACTGGCAGCCTTTGGCAACGTATATCCCATTGACATATACCTTGCGGAATTTAAACTTCAGTCACAGTTTGCCGCTTCCAGGGAGACCCATCATGGAGCAAGGTGCTGTCTTCAAAAGCAATCGTAGCCAGGCCATCCGCTTGCCGAAATCTGTCGCATTTCCCGAAGAGGTGACCCGCGTGGACATTGTTGCAGTGGGTCGAACCCGCATCATCACTCCCGCTGGTGAATCATGGGATAGCTGGTTTGACGGCGAAGATGCGAGCCCGGACTTCATGGCCAGCCGCGACCAACCTGCCGACCAGGAACGTGAAGGGTTTTAATGCTCAAGTACATGCTCGATACGAATATCTGCATCTTCACGATCAAGAACAAACCCCAGGTAGTTCGTGAAGCGTTCAACCGCCACCATGGTCAGCTGGCAATCAGCACCGTCACACTGATGGAGCTTGTTTACGGTGCAGAGAAATCGGCCGCTCCTGCACGAAATCTCTCGATTGTGGAGGGTTTCGTAGCGCGTCTTGAAGTACTCGACTATGACAGCCATGCAGCAGAACACAGCGGGCAGCTTCGCTCAGAACTGGCAAAGGCCGGTACGCCCATCGGTCCTTTCGATCAGTTGATTGCCGGGCATGCCCGCGCGCGGGGGCTTACCTTGGTAACAAACAACCTGCGAGAGTTCATGCGCGTTCCGGGGTTGCGGGTTGAGGATTGGCTGGCCATGCCAGGGTAAAAGACGTAACCCTTTCCATATTCCGACAGTGGCTATCGACCATCGCTGCGCTGTGACCAGATACATTCATATGGCCGTTGGCCTGTCGTCAGTCTTAAACTCAACCCCCCTCCCCTCCGGAAAGCGTCAACCATATGGAAATGCAATGGTGGATCTGGCTGGTCTTCGGCATCGCGCTGATCCTGCTCGAACTGGTCCTGCCCACTTTCTTCATCATCTGGTTCGGCATCGGTGCCGTGCTGGTGTCGCTCATCTCCCTCGCCGCCCCCAGCCTGCAACTGGACATGCAGGTACTGTCGTGGGTGCTGTTCTCCTCGATCACCACGGCACTCTGGTTCAAGCTGTTCCGGCGCAAGCAGCCGGATGTGCGCTGGACCGCAGACAGTGTGATCGGCGAAGTCGGGCTGCTGATCAGCAGCGTTTCGCAATTTCAGAAAGGCCGTGTGCGCTTTCAGAAACCGATCTTGGGCAATGAGGAATGGATCTGCGTCGCTGACAGCGACATCCCGTCAGGCGAGCGTGTTCGTCTCGTCGCCATCGAAGGCAATACTGCCCGGGTCATCCGGGCCTGACCGCATTAAAAGGAAGTTCGCATCATGACCAGCCTCATCGTCGTCGGCACACTCGCCGTTTTCGTCCTGATCACTGTCTTCAAGGGTGTACGCATCGTACCCCAAGGGGAGGAGTGGATCGTCGAGCGCCTGGGCCGCTACCACAGCACGCTCAAGCCCGGCCTGAACATCGTCATCCCTTACATGGACGTGGTCGCCTACCGCCTGCCGACCAAGGACATTATCCTCGACGTGCAGGAGCAGGAAATCATCACTCGCGACAATGCGGTGATCGTCGCCAACGCCCTGTGCTTCGCCAAGGTGGTCGACCCACAGAAGGCCTCCTATGGCGTGCAGAATTTCTCGTTTGCCGTCACCAGCCTGACCATGACATCGTTGCGCGCAATCGTCGGCGCCATGGACCTGGACGAAGCGCTGTCCAGCCGCGAGCAGATCAAGGCACGCCTGCGAGAGGCGATGTCCGAACAGACCGAAGACTGGGGTGTGACCGTACGCTCGGTAGAAATCCAGGACATCAAGCCATCGGAAAACATGCAGCTGGCAATGGAGCGCCAGGCGGCAGCCGAACGTGAACGTAAAGCCGACGTGACCCGTGCAGAAGGTGCCAAGCAGGCCGCCATTCTCGAGGCCGAAGCCCGCCTGCAGTCGGCCAAGCTCGATGCCGAGGCGCAAATCAACCTTGCCGAGGCTTCGGCAAAGGCAATTTCGCTGGTCAAGGACGCGGTAGGCAACGAGACGGTGCCAGCCATGTACCTGCTGGGAGAGCGCTATGTCGGCGCCATGGAGAACCTGGCCAGCAGCAACAACGCCAAAGTGGTGGTGCTGCCGGCTGATTTGCAGGAAACCGTACGTGGCTTGATGGGCCGCAACAAGGCTTGATGGCTGTAGTAGCTTCATGGCCGGCAAGCCGGTTCCAGGCACCCCACCGTCTAACTGCGCGTGGGAGCCGGCTTGCCGGCGATGGGCTGCACAGCAGCCCCATCAACCCGCCTGCGTCACTTCACCGCACCCCATCATTTTTACCTATACTGCGCCGTACAATACCCGCCACGATTCCTGACCGGATCTCTCCATGCCCCCACGTCGGCACATCGCCTGGATAGCCTGCCTCGCAGTGCTGTTCAACCTGCTGGCCATGCCGCTGTCCTCCGCCGCGCCCAAGGGCCCGGCAGAGCAGCTGCTGTGGGGGGCTTTCTGTTCCAGCATGGCAGGCAAGGCCAAGGTCGACGTCCAGGCACTGGCCAAGATCGACCTCGGCACGCAGAACGACGATCACTCCAACATGCAGCACTGCTGGTGCTGTTCGGGTGCCACGCCGTTGCTGGCCCTGCCAGGTTATCCGCCACAGCTGCACAACCCGCCCACATTGCTGGCCGCGCATGTTCCACCGCCAGCCGATTACCAAATGACGCCGCGCCAGCTCTGGCCCGCGCTCAATCCCCGCGCCTCTCCCCTGGTCTGAGTTCATCACGCTGTCTGCCTGAACCTGAACAGAACGGAGACTTACACCATGCTCAAGCAAGCTCTCGTAGTGGCCGCACTGCTGCTGCCCGGCGCCTTCGCCAACGCCCATGAATACACTGCGGGCGACCTGCATATCGCCCACCCCTGGTCGCTGCAACTGCCGCCGAACGCGCCCAATGTGGCCGCCTATTTCATCGTGCACAACAACGGCAAGGTCGATGACCGCCTGCTCAGCGTAGACAGCCCCATCACTGCTGACGCACAACTGCACGAACACGTGATGAGTGCCAACGGCGCCATGAAGATGCAGCAGGTGCCCAATGTGGTAGTGCCAGCCGGCAAGGACGTGGTCTTCGCCCCCAGCGCCTATCATGTGATGCTGATGCAGCCCAAGGACCGCAGCCTGCTCAGCGACGGCAAGCGCTTCCCGCTGACCCTGCATTTCGAGAAGGCTGGTGACATCACGGTCGACGTGGCCGTGCAGAAGCAGGCGCCGGCGGACCAGCCGCACGAACACGCACACTGACCCTTCGCTGACTGGCGCTCGCCTTCATGAGCCTGCCACGCAACAGACGCAGCCGTACCACCCGCCCTGAACGCAGGCGCGTCGGTGGCGGCTGGCTGAGCCTGTTCGCCATGTGGATGATCTTTATCGGCCCGCTGATTTCCCAGTCGATGCCGATGGATCATCACGCGGGCATGAGCATGCCGATGGGCATGGCTCTGTCCTCGGAACACAGTCACGCCAGCGACTCGCATCACGGCCACGGCGACGATGGCCAACTGCATGTGATGTGGGAAAAATGCGGCTACTGCAGCCTGCTGTTCAACTGCCCTGCATTACCGCAGACCTTCAGCCCACTCGTTGCCGGGCACGCCTTGCCCGTCACCCCCATACCTGCTGCAACCCTGCAGGGCCATGCCCGACAGGCCATATTCCCCGGTGCACGCAGCCGCGCGCCACCGCCTTCGATCAGCGTCTGAACCCTTGCTGCCGCACGGAGCCTGGAGGCTCCGCGCCCACCCATGACTGATCGACTGGAATCACTATGTCCGGCTGCCCCCCTGTATTCGCCCCCTCTCTGCGAGGGACATTCGCCGTGTTGTGCGGGTCGCTGCTCGCCCCCATGGCCCTGGCCGCCGAAACTGGCCATGAAACGCACGAGCAAGCGCCGCCCGAACTGAGCCCAACGGTGATCACCGCCATCGCGCCCAGTTCGCCCCTGACGGTTGTCACCAACCCCAAAGACCCGCGCCAGCCCGTGCCGGCCAGCGATGGCGCCGATTACCTCAAGACCATCCCTGGCTTTTCAGCCATCCGCGCCGGTGGCACCAACGGTGACCCGGTGCTGCGCGGCATGTTCGGTTCGCGCCTGAACATCCTCACCAACGGCGGTGTGATGCTCGGTGCCTGCCCGAACCGCATGGACGCACCGACCTCTTACATCGCGCCGGAAACCTATGACCGCCTCACCGTTATCAAAGGCCCGCAAAGCGTGATCTGGGGCCCCGGAGGCTCGGCCGGGACCATCCTTTTCGAACGTGAACCGGAAAAATTCGGCACCCTCGGCAGCCGGATCAACGCCAGCCTGCTGGCCGGCTCCAACGGCCGCTTCGACCAGGTGCTCGACGCCGCCGCAGGCAATAGCCAGGCTTATGCGCGCTTCGTCGGCAACCAGTCGCGCTCGGACGACTACCACGACGGCAACGGCGACACCGTGCCTTCGCGCTGGGACAAATGGAACGGCGATGTGACCCTGGGCTGGACGCCCGACCAGGACACCCTGCTCGAACTCACTGCCGGTAAGGGTGACGGCGAGGCCCGCTATGCCGGCCGTGGCATGGACGGCTCGCAGTTCAAGCGCGAAAGCCTGGGCCTGCGCTTTGAAAAGTCCAACCTCGGCGAGGTGCTCGACAAGGTCGAGGCGCAGGTCTACTACAACTACACCGACCACGTGATGGACAACTACAGCCTGCGCACCCCATCGGGCAGCGGCATGATGGGCATGCCCATGGTCAGCAATGTCGACCGCCGCACAATGGGCGCACGCATCAAGGCCACCTGGCGCTGGGCCGACGTGCAACTGATCAGTGGCATCGACGCACAGACCAACGAACATCGCCAGCGTGGCGGCATGGGCGTTGATGCGCACAAGGGCCAGCCCTGGACCAAGGATGCCGACTTCCACAACTACGGGGCCTTTGGTGAACTGACCTGGTACGCCACAGGGGTTGACCGGCTGATCACCGGCGCCCGTCTCGATCGCGCCTCCGCCCGCGACTTCCGGGCTGGCAGCGCTACCGAAGGTGATACCCGCGCCGATACCCTACCCAGCGGTTTCGTGCGCTATGAGCACGACCTCGCGGCGGTGCCGGCCACCACTTACATCGGCCTTGGCCATGCCCAGCGCTTCCCCGACTACTGGGAGCTGTTCTCGCCCAAGCTGGCGCCCTCTGGCGCCGCCAACGCCTTCGACGGCATCAAGCCAGAAAAGACCACCCAGCTCGACTTCGGCATCCAATACCGCGACGAGCGTCTTGAAGCCTGGGCTTCGGGTTACGTCGGGCAGATCCGCGACTACATCCTGTTCGACTACCGTACCGGCATGATGGGCATGAGCACCTCCCAGGCGCAGAACATCGACGCCCGCATCATGGGTGGTGAACTCGGCGCCGCCTACAAGCTGACAGAAAACTGGAAGGCCGATGCGACCCTGGCCTACGCCTGGGGCAAGAACAGCAGTGACGGCAAGGCGCTGCCGCAGATGCCACCACTGGAAAGCCGCATGGGCCTGACCTACAGCCGCGACACCTGGAGCGCCGGGGCCTTGTGGCGGCTGGTAGCTGCACAGAACCGCATCGCCGAAAACCAGGGCAATGTGGTCGGCAAGGACTACGAAACAAGCGCCGGGTTCGGCGTGTTTTCGCTCAATGGCGCCTACAAGGTAAACAACAACCTCAAGCTCAGCGCAGGCGTCGACAACCTGTTCGACAAGGTTTACGCCGAGCACCTGAACCTGGCAGGGAACGCCGGGTTCGGCTACCCGGCTTCCGATCCACAGCCGGTCAACGAGCCGGGCAGGACGTTCTGGACCAAGGTCGATTTCAGCTTCTGACAACAACAACGGGCGCAGCCGCTGGTTGCGCCCCTCAGCTGGTCAAACAGGAGGTTCCCATGAGCGGAACACGCGTTTCCTTCTACAACCTGGCCTGGCGCTGGCATTTCTATGCGGGGCTGTTCGTCGCCCCGTTCATGATCCTGCTGGCGATTACCGGGATCATCTACCTGTTCAAACCGCAGCTGGACCCACTGCTGTACCGTGACCTGATGGTTGTCGAGGCCGGCCATCACCGCCAGGGCGCCGACGTGATGCTGGCCGAAGTGCGCCAGGCTTACCCCAAAGGCCATGTGGGCCAATATCTGCCACCCATCGATGCCGAGCGCAGCGCGCAATTTGTGGTGCATGACGGTGGGCGCGAACTGAATGTGTTCGTCAACCCGTATAGCGGCAAGATCCTGGGCGAGCAGGATGCCAAGCAGAACCTGCAGGCGGTCGCCCGAGCCCTGCATGGCGAGCTGATGGTCGGTACGCTCGGTGACCGACTGGTGGAACTGGCAGCCGGCTGGGGCATCGTGCTGGTGGTATCCGGCCTGTACCTGTGGTGGCCGCGCGGGCGCAGCGGCAGTGGCGTGCTGTGGCCACGGCTGTCGGCGCGTGGCCGTCTGCTCTGGCGCGACCTGCACGCGGTCAGCGGTTTCTGGGGCTCGGCCCTGCTGCTGCTGATGCTGCTCAGCGGCATGACCTGGACCGGCCTGTGGGGCAAACAGTACGCCGACCTGTGGAACCGCTTTCCGGCGGCCATGTGGAATGACGTGCCCAAGTCCGATCAACAGGCCGGTGAACTGAACAGCGCTCACCGCCAGACGGTGCCCTGGGCCATGGAAAACACGCCGATGCCGCAGTCCGGTGCGCATGCCGAACATGCCGGGCACCACATGATGTCGAACAGGCCAGCGGCACCTCAGGTGAGCCTGCAGCAGGTTCAGGACCTCGCCAACGCGCGCGAGGTGGAACCCGGCTACAGCATCACCGTGCCGACCACTGCCGATGGCGTATTCACCATCGCCGTGTTCGCCGACGACCCGCGCAACGACGCCACCCTGCATGTCGATCAGTACACCGGCAAGGTGCTGGCCGATGTGCGCTGGCAGGACTACAGCCCGGTGGCCCGGGCGACCGAGCTGGGCGTCATGCTGCACGAGGGCAAGATGTTCGGCGTGCTGAACCAGATCATCATTCTGCTGGTGTGCCTGATGATTTTGCTGGGCTCGGTGAGCGGGCTGGTGATGTGGTGGAAACGCCGGCCGGCCGGAGGCCTGGGGGTGCCAGCGCTGCGCCATGACCTACCGCGCTGGAAGGCAGCGGTGGGGGTGATGCTGGTGCTAGGGGTGATGTTCCCGCTGGTGGGGGTGTCGATGGTCGTGATGTGGGTGGTGGACAGCCTGGTGGTAAGGCGCAGGGTGCTGGCCAGCACTTGAGGCCATTGGGGCTGCTGTGCAGCCCTTTCGCGACACAAGGCCGCTCCTACAGACGACCGCGTTGGCCTTGTGTCGCGAAAGGGCCGCACAGCGGCCATCTGCTACTGAAAAGTCGAGTCGATCTGTCGCGCCCCGATTTGGGACGCGCGTGTTAGCCTACGCGGCTTTCACAAAAAGACTGACCCTCAATGGAATGCAGCCAATGACCCGGACCTCTTCCCCTCCTGCTCAAGCGCAGCACCTGCAGCGTAACCTGACCAACCGCCACATCCAGCTGATCGCCATCGGTGGCGCCATCGGCACCGGCCTGTTCATGGGCTCGGGCAAGACCATCAGCCTGGCGGGGCCGTCGATCATCTTCGTCTACATGATCATCGGCTTCATGCTGTTCTTCGTCATGCGCGCCATGGGCGAACTGCTGCTGTCGAACCTCAACTACAAGTCGTTCATCGATTTCTCGGCCGACCTGCTCGGCCCCTGGGCCGGCTACTTCACCGGCTGGACCTACTGGTTCTGCTGGGTTGTCACCGGTATTGCCGACGTGGTCGCCATCGCCGCTTACACGCAATTCTGGTTTCCGGACCTGCCACAGTGGATACCCGCGCTGACCTGCGTTGCAGTACTGCTGTCGCTTAACCTGGTTACCGTGAAGATGTTCGGCGAGATGGAGTTCTGGTTCGCCCTGATCAAGATAGTCGCCATCCTCGGCCTGGTCGCCACCGGCCTGTACATGGTCATCACCGGCTTCGAATCGCCGAGCGGGCGCACCGCGCAGCTGGCCAACCTGTGGAATGACGGCGGCATGTTCCCCAACGGCCTGATGGGCTTCTTCGCCGGCTTCCAGATTGCCGTGTTCGCCTTCGTCGGCATCGAGCTGGTCGGCACCACCGCCGCCGAAGCCAAGAACCCTGAACGCACCCTGCCAAGGGCGATCAACTCGATACCGATCCGTATCATCGTGTTCTACGTGCTGGCACTGATCGCGATCATGGCTGTCACTCCATGGCGCGACGTGGTGCCGGGCAAGAGCCCGTTCGTCGAACTGTTCGTGCTGGCCGGCCTGCCGGCGGCGGCGAGCATCATCAACTTCGTGGTGCTGACCTCGGCGGCCTCATCGGCCAACAGCGGCGTCTTTTCCACCAGCCGCATGCTCTTCGGCCTGGCCCAGGAAGGCGACGCACCGCGCGCATTCGAAAAACTGTCGAGCCGCGCCGTACCGGCCAACGGCCTGTACTTCTCGTGCACCTGCCTGCTGCTTGGCGCGGTGCTGATCTACATGGTGCCGAACGTGATCGAGGCATTCACCCTGGTCACCACGGTTTCCGCAGTGCTGTTCATGTTTGTCTGGACGCTGATCCTGCTGTCGTATCTGAAGTACCGCAAAACCCGTGCGGCGCTGCACCAGGCATCGACCTACAAGATGCCGGGCGGGCGCTTCATGTGCTACGTGTGCCTGGCGTTCTTCGCCTTCATCCTGGTGCTGCTGAGCCTGGAAGCGGACACCCGCTCTGCGCTGATCGTCACGCCGATCTGGTTCGTGTTGCTGGCCGTCACCTACCAGGGTGTGCGTAGCAAGCGCCATCCGCGGACAGCTGTGCGCAACAGCTGAGGCACTACGGGGCTGCTCTGCAGCCCCAATCCTGTGCACACAAATATCCCAGGCACCAACCTGGACCTTGCAAACGCCCCATCACCTCGCACGACCCTTCTATTACGCACCTTTTGCCGTTCGGCACACCCCTTGCAACGCCCCTCCCCGCTTGGCCAACACCAAAAAAAACTCAGCGGAGAGAGCACATGAAGCGTCGCAGTCTGATCAAGGCCTTTACCCTCAGCGCATCGATTGCGGCGATGGGCCTTAGCTGGAGCATCCAGGCCGCCGAGACCATCAAGGTCGGCATCCTGCATTCGCTGTCCGGGACCATGGCGATTTCCGAAACATCGCTCAAGGACATGGCGCTGATGACCATCGACGAGATCAACGCCAAGGGCGGGGTCAACGGCAAGATGCTCGAACCGGTGGTGGTCGACCCTGCATCCAACTGGCCGCTGTTCGCCGAAAAGAGCCGCCAGCTGCTGACCCAGGACAAGGTCGCGGTTGTGTTCGGCTGTTGGACCTCGGTGTCACGCAAGTCGGTGCTGCCAGTGTTCGAAGAGCTCAACGGCTTGCTGTTCTACCCGGTGCAGTACGAAGGTGAAGAGATGTCGCCGAACGTCTTCTACACCGGCGCCGCGCCCAACCAGCAAGCGATTCCGGCCGTGGAATACCTGATGAGCGAAGACGGCGGCAGCGCCAAGCGTTTCTTCCTGCTCGGCACCGACTACGTCTACCCGCGCACCACCAACAAAATTCTGCGCGCCTTCCTGCACAGCAAAGGCGTGGCCGACAAGGATATCGAAGAGGTCTACACGCCGTTCGGCCACGCCGATTACCAGACCATTGTCGCCAACATCAAGAAGTTCTCGGCAGGCGGCAAAACCGCCGTTATCTCCACCGTCAACGGCGACTCCAACGTACCGTTCTACAAAGAGCTGGCCAACCAGGGCCTGAAAGCCACCGACGTACCGGTGGTGGCGTTCTCGGTGGGTGAAGAGGAACTGCGCGGCATCGACACCAAGCCGCTGGTAGGCCACCTCGCCGCCTGGAACTACTTCGAATCGGTGGATAACCCGGTCAACCAGAAGTTTGTCGCCGACTGGAAGGCCTACGCCAAAGCCAAGAACCTGCCGGGTGCCGACAAGGCCGTGACCAACGACCCGATGGAAGCCACCTACGTGGGCATCCACATGTGGGCGCAAGCGGCGGAAAAAGCCAAGTCCACCGATGTCGACAAGGTACGCGAAGCCCTGGGTGGGCAAACCTTCAAGGCACCGTCCGGCTTCACCCTTACCATGGACAAGACCAACCACCACCTGCACAAGCCGGTAATGATCGGCGAAATCCAGGATGACGGGCAGTTCAGCGTGGTCTGGGAAACCGAACAACCGCTGCGCGCGCAGCCGTGGAGCCCGTTCATTCCGGGCAACGACAAGCGCCCTGACTATGCAGTGAAAGGCAACTGAGTGCACTGGGGCTGCGCTGCAGCCCATTCGCTGGCAAGCCAGCTTCCACAGGGTCCTGAGAACAGCACCACCCTGTAGGAGTCGGCTGCCGGCGATGAATCCACCGCCGATTTCCAGGATTGCCCGCATGCTCAGAATCCTCCTTACCCTGCTGCTCCTGCTGCCCCTGGCAACCCAGGCCAGCGAGGGCGAATTCTTCCTCACCGCCAAGCCCGCCGAGCAGGCTCGCCTGCTCGAAGGCTGGGCGGCGCAACCCGAAGCCGCGCGCCTGCCGCTGCTGGAAAACCTGCGCCAGGGCCGCATCGCAGCCGATGACACCCGCAAGGTGCGCCTTAACAACCGCCTGCGCGGCCTGATCGATAACGCCCTGGCCAGCCACCAGTTGCTCAGCGACAACAGCGACACTCGCTTGGCCGCCGCCCAGCAACTGCAAAAAAGTGCGCAACCGGCGCAAATGGCATTCCTCGACCGGCGCTTTGCCAGCGAACCCGACACTACCGTGCACGCCGCGCTTGGCCTGGCACTGGCCAACCTGCAACTGGGCGCCAGCGAGCCAGCCGTACGCCTGGCGGCGGTACGCCTGCTCGGCGAAACCGGCGACCCGCTGGCCCGCACCCGCCTGGAGACCTTGCTGCAACCCGACGTGGAAACCGACGCAGGCGTGCGCACTGCAGCTGAAACAAGCCTGGCCCAGGTCAAACGCAAGCTGCTGTTCGGTGAGCTGCTCGGCCAGGCTTTCAGCGGCCTGTCGCTGGGTTCGATCCTGCTGCTGGCGGCCCTTGGCCTGGCGATCACCTTCGGGCTGCTGGGCGTGATCAACATGGCCCACGGCGAGATGCTCATGCTCGGTGCTTACAGCACCTACATGGTCCAGGTGCTGCTGCAGCGCTACGCGCCAGGCGCAATCGAGTTCTACCCGCTGATTGCCCTGCCAGTGGCCTTCGCCGTCAGCGCCGGCGTGGGCATGGCCCTGGAGCGCACGGTGATCCGCCACCTCTACGGCCGCCCGCTGGAAACCCTGCTGGCGACCTGGGGCATCAGCCTGATGCTGATCCAGGCCATCCGCCTGCTGTTCGGCGCGCAGAACGTCGAGGTCAGCAACCCGGCCTGGCTGTCTGGTGGCATCCAGCTGCTACCCAACCTGGTGCTGCCCTACAACCGCCTGGTGATCATTGCCTTCGCCTTGGCGGTGGTACTGCTGACCTGGCTGCTGCTCAACCGCACGCGGCTGGGCCTGAACGTACGTGCGGTCACCCAGAATCGCAACATGGCTGCCTGCTGTGGCGTGTCCACCGGGCGCGTGGACATGCTCGCCTTCGGCCTGGGCTCGGGCATTGCCGGGCTTGGTGGTGTAGCGCTGAGCCAGGTCGGCAACGTCGGCCCGGACCTTGGCCAGAGCTACATCATCGACTCTTTCCTGGTGGTGGTGCTCGGCGGTGTCGGGCAACTGGCCGGTAGCCTCTGGGCCGCCTTCGGCCTAGGGATAGCCAACAAGCTGCTAGAACCGCAAATCGGCGCGGTGCTTGGCAAGATCCTCATCCTTGCGTTGATCATTCTGTTCATCCAGAAGCGCCCGCAAGGCCTGTTCGCCCTCAAGGGACGGGTTATCGACTGATGAACCAGCCACTGCTTGTCACCGCTTCGCAAAAAGCCGGGCCGCGCCTGTCGCTAGCCATCGGCACCGTCGTCGTCCTGCTGTTGCTGGCCATGGCGCTGCTGTCGTTGCTGCCGCCCGACCATGCCTTGCAGGTATCGGCCTACACCCTCACGCTGGTCGGCAAGATCCTCTGCTACGCCATCGTCGCCCTGGCCCTGGACCTGGTCTGGGGCTACGCAGGGCTGCTGTCGCTCGGTCACGGGCTGTTCTTTGCCCTCGGTGGCTACGCCATGGGCATGTACCTGATGCGCCAGGCCGCCGGTGACGGCCTGCCGGGGTTCATGACGTTCCTGTCGTGGAGCGAGCTGCCGTGGTACTGGGCCGGTACCCAGCACTTTGCCTGGGCCCTGTGCCTGGTGGTGCTGGCGCCGGGCCTGCTGGCACTGGTGTTTGGTTTCTTCGCCTTCCGCTCGCGGATCAAGGGCGTGTATTTCTCGATCATGACCCAGGCCCTGACCTTCGCCGGCATGCTGCTGTTCTTCCGCAACGAAACAGGGTTTGGCGGCAACAACGGTTTCACCAGCTTTCGCACGATTCTGGGCTTCGACATTGCCGCACAGGGCACCCGCGCCGTGCTGTTCCTGCTGACCGTAGGTTTGCTGCTGGCAAGCCTGTACCTGTGCTGGCGCCTGACCCAGAGCAAGTTCGGCCGCCTGCTCACCGCCGTACGCGATGCAGAAAACCGCATGATGTTCTGCGGCTATGACCCACGGGGTTTCAAGCTGCTGGTGTGGGTATTGAGCGCCGTGCTGTGCGGCCTGGCAGGTGCGCTGTATGTGCCACAGGTGGGCATCATCAACCCCAGCGAGATGTCGCCGACCAACTCCATCGAGGCTGCTGTCTGGGTAGCTTTGGGCGGGCGCGGCACACTGATCGGCCCGCTGCTGGGCGCTGGCCTGGTCAACGGCATGAAAAGCTGGTTCACCGTGGCCTTCCCCGAGTTCTGGCTGTTCTTCCTCGGCGCATTGTTCATCCTCGTCACCCTGTACCTGCCCAAGGGCGTGGTCGGCCTGCTGAAGAAAAGGAGCCAGCCATGAAAGGCGTGCCCCCAGTGCAT from Pseudomonas putida includes the following:
- the urtB gene encoding urea ABC transporter permease subunit UrtB, which gives rise to MNPPPISRIARMLRILLTLLLLLPLATQASEGEFFLTAKPAEQARLLEGWAAQPEAARLPLLENLRQGRIAADDTRKVRLNNRLRGLIDNALASHQLLSDNSDTRLAAAQQLQKSAQPAQMAFLDRRFASEPDTTVHAALGLALANLQLGASEPAVRLAAVRLLGETGDPLARTRLETLLQPDVETDAGVRTAAETSLAQVKRKLLFGELLGQAFSGLSLGSILLLAALGLAITFGLLGVINMAHGEMLMLGAYSTYMVQVLLQRYAPGAIEFYPLIALPVAFAVSAGVGMALERTVIRHLYGRPLETLLATWGISLMLIQAIRLLFGAQNVEVSNPAWLSGGIQLLPNLVLPYNRLVIIAFALAVVLLTWLLLNRTRLGLNVRAVTQNRNMAACCGVSTGRVDMLAFGLGSGIAGLGGVALSQVGNVGPDLGQSYIIDSFLVVVLGGVGQLAGSLWAAFGLGIANKLLEPQIGAVLGKILILALIILFIQKRPQGLFALKGRVID
- the urtA gene encoding urea ABC transporter substrate-binding protein; translation: MKRRSLIKAFTLSASIAAMGLSWSIQAAETIKVGILHSLSGTMAISETSLKDMALMTIDEINAKGGVNGKMLEPVVVDPASNWPLFAEKSRQLLTQDKVAVVFGCWTSVSRKSVLPVFEELNGLLFYPVQYEGEEMSPNVFYTGAAPNQQAIPAVEYLMSEDGGSAKRFFLLGTDYVYPRTTNKILRAFLHSKGVADKDIEEVYTPFGHADYQTIVANIKKFSAGGKTAVISTVNGDSNVPFYKELANQGLKATDVPVVAFSVGEEELRGIDTKPLVGHLAAWNYFESVDNPVNQKFVADWKAYAKAKNLPGADKAVTNDPMEATYVGIHMWAQAAEKAKSTDVDKVREALGGQTFKAPSGFTLTMDKTNHHLHKPVMIGEIQDDGQFSVVWETEQPLRAQPWSPFIPGNDKRPDYAVKGN
- the cycA gene encoding D-serine/D-alanine/glycine transporter, with product MTRTSSPPAQAQHLQRNLTNRHIQLIAIGGAIGTGLFMGSGKTISLAGPSIIFVYMIIGFMLFFVMRAMGELLLSNLNYKSFIDFSADLLGPWAGYFTGWTYWFCWVVTGIADVVAIAAYTQFWFPDLPQWIPALTCVAVLLSLNLVTVKMFGEMEFWFALIKIVAILGLVATGLYMVITGFESPSGRTAQLANLWNDGGMFPNGLMGFFAGFQIAVFAFVGIELVGTTAAEAKNPERTLPRAINSIPIRIIVFYVLALIAIMAVTPWRDVVPGKSPFVELFVLAGLPAAASIINFVVLTSAASSANSGVFSTSRMLFGLAQEGDAPRAFEKLSSRAVPANGLYFSCTCLLLGAVLIYMVPNVIEAFTLVTTVSAVLFMFVWTLILLSYLKYRKTRAALHQASTYKMPGGRFMCYVCLAFFAFILVLLSLEADTRSALIVTPIWFVLLAVTYQGVRSKRHPRTAVRNS
- a CDS encoding PepSY-associated TM helix domain-containing protein, producing the protein MSGTRVSFYNLAWRWHFYAGLFVAPFMILLAITGIIYLFKPQLDPLLYRDLMVVEAGHHRQGADVMLAEVRQAYPKGHVGQYLPPIDAERSAQFVVHDGGRELNVFVNPYSGKILGEQDAKQNLQAVARALHGELMVGTLGDRLVELAAGWGIVLVVSGLYLWWPRGRSGSGVLWPRLSARGRLLWRDLHAVSGFWGSALLLLMLLSGMTWTGLWGKQYADLWNRFPAAMWNDVPKSDQQAGELNSAHRQTVPWAMENTPMPQSGAHAEHAGHHMMSNRPAAPQVSLQQVQDLANAREVEPGYSITVPTTADGVFTIAVFADDPRNDATLHVDQYTGKVLADVRWQDYSPVARATELGVMLHEGKMFGVLNQIIILLVCLMILLGSVSGLVMWWKRRPAGGLGVPALRHDLPRWKAAVGVMLVLGVMFPLVGVSMVVMWVVDSLVVRRRVLAST
- the urtC gene encoding urea ABC transporter permease subunit UrtC; amino-acid sequence: MNQPLLVTASQKAGPRLSLAIGTVVVLLLLAMALLSLLPPDHALQVSAYTLTLVGKILCYAIVALALDLVWGYAGLLSLGHGLFFALGGYAMGMYLMRQAAGDGLPGFMTFLSWSELPWYWAGTQHFAWALCLVVLAPGLLALVFGFFAFRSRIKGVYFSIMTQALTFAGMLLFFRNETGFGGNNGFTSFRTILGFDIAAQGTRAVLFLLTVGLLLASLYLCWRLTQSKFGRLLTAVRDAENRMMFCGYDPRGFKLLVWVLSAVLCGLAGALYVPQVGIINPSEMSPTNSIEAAVWVALGGRGTLIGPLLGAGLVNGMKSWFTVAFPEFWLFFLGALFILVTLYLPKGVVGLLKKRSQP